Proteins encoded together in one bacterium window:
- a CDS encoding rubredoxin encodes MSKYRCTVCGYIYDPAQGDPDEGIDAGTDFNDVPDDWVCPECGADKSFFEEA; translated from the coding sequence ATGAGCAAGTATCGCTGTACGGTATGCGGTTACATCTACGATCCCGCCCAGGGTGATCCCGACGAGGGGATCGATGCCGGGACCGATTTTAACGACGTTCCTGACGACTGGGTCTGCCCCGAGTGCGGAGCCGACAAGAGCTTCTTCGAGGAGGCCTGA
- a CDS encoding FprA family A-type flavoprotein, producing the protein MSPVKLAPGVYWIGALDPELRTFDVIMKAEHGTTYNSYLVKGEKGCAVIETVKAKFFDPYLGGISTLVEPSRIDYIVMNHTEPDHSGSLGNLLGEAPSATVVSSRNAAAFIKGLLNRDPGIRTVGDGDSIDLGGLTLQFIQAPFLHWPDTMFTYIPERKILFPCDFLGSHFADERMFDDLVDDFSHARRYYFDVIIRPFKEFANRALDSIQDLPIDMIAPSHGPILRTGVSRYLEAYRQWSEAPEKGEQPYVLVFYASSYGNTRRMAEKVAEGCREAGAEVAVYDLEATVPGSILDEVERADALAVGSLTINGDAVKPVWDLLTSLATIKVRGKLACAFGSFGWSGEAVGFMEDRLKALKFKIPVEGIKVQLVPTGKDLAQCRELGEKLVGSLPGRG; encoded by the coding sequence TTGAGTCCCGTCAAACTGGCTCCCGGGGTCTACTGGATCGGGGCACTGGACCCCGAATTGAGGACCTTCGACGTCATCATGAAGGCGGAACACGGCACCACCTACAACTCCTACCTCGTGAAGGGTGAAAAGGGGTGCGCCGTCATCGAAACGGTCAAGGCGAAATTCTTCGACCCTTATCTCGGCGGGATCAGCACCCTCGTGGAACCGTCCCGGATCGATTACATTGTCATGAACCACACGGAACCCGATCACTCCGGATCGCTGGGTAACCTTCTCGGCGAGGCCCCTTCGGCCACCGTGGTTTCGTCCCGGAACGCGGCCGCCTTCATCAAGGGACTCCTCAACAGGGACCCGGGGATCCGTACGGTGGGCGACGGCGATTCCATTGACCTGGGAGGGCTGACCCTCCAGTTCATCCAGGCCCCCTTCCTGCACTGGCCGGACACCATGTTTACCTACATCCCGGAGAGGAAGATCCTGTTCCCCTGCGATTTCCTGGGAAGCCACTTTGCCGACGAGCGGATGTTCGACGACCTGGTGGACGATTTCTCCCACGCCCGCCGGTACTACTTCGATGTCATCATCCGTCCGTTCAAGGAGTTTGCCAACCGGGCCCTCGACAGCATACAGGACCTGCCCATCGACATGATCGCTCCCAGTCACGGCCCGATCCTGAGGACCGGTGTGTCCCGTTACCTCGAGGCCTACCGGCAGTGGAGTGAGGCTCCCGAAAAGGGTGAGCAGCCGTACGTCCTTGTTTTTTACGCCAGCAGTTACGGAAACACGCGGCGAATGGCGGAAAAGGTGGCTGAAGGGTGCCGGGAGGCCGGGGCGGAGGTGGCTGTTTATGACCTGGAAGCGACAGTGCCCGGTTCCATCCTGGATGAGGTGGAGCGGGCAGACGCCCTTGCGGTCGGCTCTCTGACCATCAACGGCGATGCTGTAAAGCCTGTCTGGGATCTCCTGACATCCCTTGCCACAATCAAGGTCCGCGGCAAGTTGGCATGTGCCTTCGGTTCCTTCGGGTGGAGCGGGGAGGCGGTCGGGTTCATGGAGGATCGGCTCAAGGCCCTCAAGTTCAAGATCCCGGTGGAAGGTATCAAGGTGCAGCTGGTGCCCACCGGGAAGGACCTGGCCCAGTGCAGGGAACTGGGTGAAAAACTGGTTGGATCCCTTCCTGGCCGGGGGTAG